A segment of the Fusarium oxysporum f. sp. lycopersici 4287 chromosome 4, whole genome shotgun sequence genome:
CCCATTTCAATGTCCTCTGTGCTGGTATCGATCTCATCTGGATGAGCGTATGTTCCCGATGCTGTCTTTTGACGTGCCGAGAACTTGCCATCAATCTTGTCTGGTGGTCGCACCACGCTTCGAGTTCGCCCGAGTTCGGTGGTTGCGGTCGACTTACGGTTCGAGGCAGCCCTACGTGCTTCGTGTGCCGCTTTAAACGTCTCGGGGACCACGTTCAGTTCGTCTCCCTGTTTCTCAGCTTGTTCCACTGCTTCTCTTGCTGTCGTGTGCGCGTCCGCCGCCGCAGCATCGGCTCGTGGCCCGCCCCAAGTTCGCTGCCCTGCTGTGAATATACCGTACACCATATAAAGCCAGTTGTAGAACGGATTAAGAATAAACATGAGAGGATAGAACCAGATTTTGAATCGCCGGAGCTTGGCTCCAAAGTACAGCATCAGAAGCCAATTCAGCCCCAGAGAAACGGCAATGAATCCCACAGGAAGGTCGTCCACTTTCTTGACTGTAGTTATCAGGGCCAAAaccatgatgaagaataGTAATGCTGTTGTCCGGATGGTATTCTGCATAAAACGGACCAATATGAGAACGGGGTAGCGCTTCCACAGGCGCCAGTCCGTCAACATACAGACCTCGTTTGTGATGAAGCCTAGAAACCATCGGCGCCGCTGCTTAACCAGGGACCGATATGTCTGCACAGCCTCGGTTTTGCAAAAGGCCGATGTGCACATCTGGATCTGATACCGCTTCCTGGCTCCAATCATGAATAGATGGGTTAACCAGCGATCTTCTCCCAAGTGACATTTGGCAAAATCGAACAGGTCTTCGCACTGCTCTGTTTTGTCTACAAAATAGTATTTGGCCATTCTTCGAAAGGCTGAGAAGCGCAGCATCGTCAACGCTCCCGGGAGACAAGTGACAGAACCACAGCCAGACTCAACGGTTCGTTCAAACAACTGTCCGTGTATGTATTCCATGTCTTGTAACAGTGTAATGATGCTATGTttcttcgtcgtcgaggTAATGACGCCTGTCATAGCCAGCATGTCTCTAGAATTGCCAGGGCTGAGCTCCATGTCGTAGACAAAGTTTTGTAGGCATACCTTGTCTAGGATACAGTCGGAGTCGATAAAGAGAATGAATAGATTGTCGTTCTGCTTGAGATACTCCTCGTACACTCGGtcaatgagcttgaaggTTACTTTCTGGCAGTGACGTTTGCCTCCGTGCTCAAAACGTGAAATGGTTACACGTGCAGATCGATATGTGACATCAATACTCTTGGGGTATGTCTCCATCTTCATGGATACACCAAGTTTATCAATAGTGCTGAGGTAGAGttcgtcctcctcctccccgTCGAAGGACAAGAAAACATGGATACAGGCGGGTGGGTAATCGCATTCGACTACTGAGTTGACAGCTTTGAGGAGAACCTCAGGTTCCTCTCTGTAACAAGGCATGACTATGACGACCTTTGGCGCAGTAACATCATCGAGCACCTGTTTCATACGCTTCGTTCGACCGAGTTGATTTGTCACGACTTGGTAGATACAGAACAACCATGGCACTGTCAAGAGGATCGCGAAGGCCCAGAATGCAAACCACTGGAGAAAAGACACCATCTCATTCGGCCACAACTTTGTAACGGTATCCGGAAGTGGCAGCGTCACCACCATGATTGGGAGGAATATGACCCTAGACTTGATATTAGCTAGGGCCATGTTGTGCTAGGTGACTGGACATGGCTTACCGGAGGAGAACAAAGGCAGTGCCAACAATGATGCATAAGACATTAATAGACCAATGTTCTGCCTTTTGAAAGATTTTGACGAGGCAGTAGACGAACGCTGCCAACCAGAGAAACCACTCGAGGCATGCCATCAAAAGCACGACACCGACTATGCTGGTATATATAACCTGAAATGATCAAGTTAGCGCACATGACGGAGCGAAATTCTGCAGTATGTCGACTCACGTTTTCCAACGGCCAGTCCTTTAGTAGGGCCATGATTGCAAAGTGGCCTTTCCTCCTCGTTTGACAGCAGTTGGCAGGCAACAGAGAGATAGTGTCAGTGAAACAGATGGAGACAGTTCGTAAACTCGACCTGAAGCACGGCAACCACTCCCTAAAGATTTGTGTGCTGCAAGCCGTGCTGGACAGTGACCATGGGAGACAAGAGTCAAAGAAGGACAGGGCCGTGTTCAGAAAGGGGCCGTCTCTTAGGTTGGAGGCACTGCCTTGAGGTGAGCTCCCGGCGGGTGCCGGCAGAATATTACGAGGCTTGAATGAGCCAAATTTGGTGACACAAGCCAAATCGATTAGGAATATAATTGAAGGAAAGCAAGTGCCATGAATATCAGAGGAAACTGCCCCCTTCATAAGCTGTATGTGGGGGAAGGTGCGACGAGcggaagaagatgctgagaACGAAAGAAACATCGGATGTAAAGACATTCAGATTCCCGTGGGAATTCAAGGCAAGATTGTCCATCTAAAGGTCACCAAAAAACTGGGTGTCATCCCAACCTCATCACGGTTACACATGATATATTGCATGCCACAAGGTGGACTTATAAGCATTAGTCGATCTGTAAACAAACACACACAAACCAATATTAGCGTTACCATTTCCACTCTTGATTAACTCAATGCGTTGACCAGGTCCAATGCTCTCTAGTATCAAGTTCAGTATTTCAATCTCAAGCTACAGCGTACTGATAACCAGCAACCTGGCAGGGGTTTAAATGCCTTCCTTAGCTATTCATCTGCTCAAGCCATGTTGGACGTCTAAACATCCTCAACTCTAGACGACGCATGTGCTTCTAGTATGCCTTGTCCCTTCTATTCCCTGGCAAACACGTTGCTGCGTCGCGCGCGTGTGGCAGGGTCGTGTTCTGACGTCCAGGCTTATACTGCGGAAGCTATCTTACTGCTGCGAGCATACTTCCGGCAATGAAGCTGGACTGCGTGAAGCCGCATTATTGAAAAGCACAGCTTGCATCAACGTTGAGAAGGATTCAGCTTACTGGACCGCACTTTGCGCGACGTGCCAAGACGGCACGAATGTGGCACAAGGTTGGTTCTCGATCACAGCATCCGTGATCATAACTCGGAAGCGAAGCGACGGTCATCTCGGGAGGCAGTCGTCGAGTGATATTGGTTTATCGCCGAGGCTGGTAGTTTCCTGATTAGAAGTCTTACCCATTTGAATATCTTTACCAATCGACATCGCTCAGTTGGAGTTTACGAGATCTTTGGCTCTTATCCTTGTTCGATCTCTCCAACCGGTTGTGGTAGAACGTCGCCGGTCGTTCGTTGCCTGAATTGATGTGTGAATATTGGTGTTGTAATGAATTTGTGTTGGTTGAGGGTCTGTACCACCATCTTGGTCTTCATTCTGCTGAAGATCATAATTGAGCACCAAATTCTTGATGCGCTGTTGTTCCTCCCTTTCAGCCTGTTGCTGGTTCTTCATTGCAATAGCAAAGGTAGAATCGGAGGGCAGTTCGACAGTCCGTGTCTAATTCCAGGTCAGCATCTAGAACGGCACAGAGTGGCAATGGAAACTACCTGCTGGCGGTTGCCCTTCTTCGTCAATAAGGAGAACGCCATAGTATGGCCAGGAGGAGATTCTCCTTCGCCTCCCTCTGTTGAGGTAGCCTCGCGGTTTTTGGATCGAACTGGAAGCGGCACATCAAAGAGCTGCTTGCGCTCAAACTTGCGCGACTCGAGACTTTCGGCCATCATCTTGGCATACTCGCGCTCAaaatcagcctcatcctcagggtcaacttcctcttcttgtcgAGTGACTACGATGGCTTCCTCGTCAAAGGTACTCTCGTCGTCGGAATCTTCCTCCACGTCCTGTATTACATTTGTCAATCATGGCCAAGTATTTCGCACTTGATTGACTTACCtctgcctcctcttcctcagaaGCACTGTCTTCGTTGTCGTCGCCATCTTCGTCATTATCCACGTTGTCATCATCGGACGAAGCATCGCTTGTGGCATCATCCACGTCGATTCCCTTGTCAACGCCTGCCGACTTCTGATCTTGAGCAACGGCAAGTTGGAAGGCTTTTACGGCCTCATCCAAGCTTGTGGCAAGTTTCCATTGTGGCCGAGTTAGAGCAAATGTGTCTTGAACCAAAAACTCGATATCCATCGGCAGGGACACTTTAGTGAATATGTAATACTGCCAGAGTGTCAGTTAAAGACAACATAccgaaaagaaaaaagtgGTGGATCATACCTGGAAGAATGAAAGGAAGTAATCCAACTTCTTGCCCGCTGCTCCACGGTTGAAAAACATGCCGCAGGTTTCCAGCATTGTAGATACAAGTCGGATGCGGAAGAAGTCATCGGGAGGATCGAGTGGGATATATTTGCCAGGAACAGGTGGACCGCCTGTAAGTCCAGTCAGTTGATGGACAAGTTAGTAGTCTAAGGAACGTCTTACCATATCCGAATGTCATAATCTTGTACATGGTGTCAAAGATAACAGGATGTTCAAGCATACGGTAGTTATAAAGCTCGCCAAGATACTTGACTTCGGCAATACGTCGCTGATAGAACCTGTAATCATTCTGCTCGAGACCAAACGTCATAGACTCGATCACGTTATCAATAACCTTGACCACAAAGGCAGGATGGTAGCGATAGAGCGCGCTGAGCAAGATACCAAGAAGGTGAACGCTTCCATACTTCACCTTTCCAGGCTTTGAGAACACCTTCTCCAAGATGGCAACCACCTAAAACTATCAGCACTTATTCATAAAATACTGTTTCTGCTGCATACCTCTGTCTCCTCCCAGTGGAGCCTTCGAATCTGCTTCAAGATCTTGCTGTAATTTCTCTTTGTCATATCAACGTAGATCAATTTGCGAACGAATAGCTCCATAGGAGTACGTTCCTTCTGCTCGATAGCTAAACGTTCTGGTGGGTCGACGTAGTAAACAGCGTTATCGATGAGCATCCGCTCTGGTTGTCCAATATGTTGGACGGACTTCTTGCGCTGCAGAGTTTCAAGAAAGCTCATCATACGAGGAGCTGTTTCAGGGTTTCGAAGAAGATATCGGCCGCAGTTCTCAATGAGGTTGCACAGAATCTCAATGTTCATGCGTGAAAAGTCATCGAGGCTGACTTTCAGACAATGAAAGACAACATGCTCGGGCACAATGCCGAATTTTGTCAACTCAGCAAGATACCGAATGTTGCTCAGACGGACTTGTCCCAGGAAGTCTTTTTCCTTCCGTCGTTGAAGACTTCGAAACTCCGCATCAAGGTAATCGACCAGGCCCTTTGGAACATCTGGCATATATCGACCCAAAGTCGCCACAAGACGAGACCATGACGGCAGTAGGTCGCTACGACCCTTTGGAACTTCCGTCAGGGCCTTCACCAGACGGTTGCGAGAAGCCTTGGAATTCAGGAAGCAGAAATCGATAGCTGTCTGGTCTGCGATGTCCTTGTTGGTCAACTCTGGTAGACGCGCAAGCAGAGCATCGACTTGCGCTCCAATGGTTCGGTTAGCGATAGATGTGGACTGGTCATCAGCAGTCTCGGCAGTCTTGGGGGCTTCCGAGGCCTCGGATGGGTCTACCTTCTTCCCAACTTGTTCGTCCGTGtctgtcttcttccttttgcCGTCTTCCAGCAAAATAGCCGGCACCTTGCCTTTAAGATCAACCAGGTTTTCGTAGAAGCGTcgctcatcttcgtcctcccAGATTCCGGCACCGTctcccatggaacgaagaTAATCGCCGGTCTTAACGAGACCGATAGACCCGTTGGAAGCGGCGAATGAATCATCTGAGTCTTTAAGGTCCGGCATTTCGGCCCCAATGGCGTCCGCGATAACCTGAGCGTTTGAAACGAGGCGTTCTTGAGCCTTGACCTGTTTCTCATAGTTCGCCTGTCGATCTTCAAAGACTTCACCAGACTTGACATATGCCTCGGCATTACGTCGAGCTTGCGATTGTATCGACTTCTGATCCCGAGTGATATGTCCCTTGACATCATCAAAATACTTCTTCAATATGCCCCTGAATCGATCGCGCATTTCGGGTTCGGTGAAAGGCTGATCTGCGCCAGGAGACGCCTCATTTCCACTACTGCCATCCTCGGCTTCGTTTCCTTCAGTAGTGCCGTCTTCCTCTACTGTCTTTCGGCCATCAGCGCCTGTTGGTTTTACTCCAAGGATATCCCAGCTGAATGACTTGACAAAAATGACAAGAAGCGGAAGGTTGGCATGTTCGCGGTCGTGTCCAAGCAAATCCTTAAGTACTTCGAGGGGGAACGGTTCCGCACCGGTGCCTTTGTTCGTTCGGGTCTTCAGTTCGGGAGTCTTGCCTGCGGCTCCTTTTGTTGCGTCGTCGGGCCTGCTAACATCATCAAGGGTCCTGATGACGCCAACAAGCCACAACTCGGTCACTACACGAAGCAATGCGCGTTGTCTTATGATGCgctccttctcttctttctcacGAACCTCTGGTGCCAGAGTTTTGAGGATACCCTTATCCGGAGTCGCCATCCCTTTCCCAAGAAGCCAAGCTAAGTATTCCGTAAACTCGTTGGGACCAAATCGCTGATGGAGAGCACTGACAATCTCCACGCCGGCCTCGATCTCGCCAGGCGACTTGAGTCGGCATAGTCCCTCATAGCAAGCAGATATGATCTCGGAAAGGTACTTGTGTAGGCTCAAAGTTCGGATTTCCTGGAGGAAGGTACTGAGGGTAGCGGGGGTGATGGCTGTTCGCAGTCGTTTAATGAAAGCGGTATTCTTCTTGAGAGACGAATCGAGAGTCTTTGCAACAGGGAACAAGTCTACGACAGGTGTTGTTAATACAAGATGGCGGGGGAGTGGTGGGGTAGACAGATGATTCATACCAGATTCGCCATCCCAGGCCTTTTCGTTCAAAGTGCGCAGTTCGCCTAGAGAGACAATGAGCTACTATACAAGTAAGAAGGGTGGTGAGAGATTATACGCTTCCTTGCGCGATCCATGGCGGGTCACGGTATGATTGGAGGCGATTCGCGACCTGGTAAATGTTCTAGATCGAATGTGAGATGGGTGGAGGCGGCGCTACATTCAGCGCAGGCTGCCTGCTAAGGGATATATTTCCCCAGAAATTGATGCTGTAGATAAGGCAACAGAGCCGACATGGGTGCGTCCGTCAAGCCAGGACGGGGGATATGCGATGTGGCAGGGCTGATACGCCAGGGCAGTCAGTGTCTGTTTGAGGTTTTGCTGTTACCTGATTTTGAGGTTGACAGCGATTAACGTTAAGGTACAGACTACAGCCAAAGAGGTGGAGGTGCAGGTGCCCAGGGTGGGGTCAAGTTTCGCCTGCCACCAAAGTCATATTGGTATAGGTACCTATATATTGGTACCCTGGCCTGGTCGCCTGGCTGGTACGGAAGCATTTATTTCTCCCACATGTAAGTCAGGATAGGTACATTAGAACAAGAACTCTACCTAATGAATTCACCATTAACTTCCAGCCACAAGATACCCAAGGTAGTACAAGACTTGAGGTCCAATTGCAAAGGCTGCAAACGCCGCACTAAAAGTTTACTCAGAGTTAGGGATTCAGTCACCGCATCACCATTTTCTTGAGAGTCGTAGTATTATGAGATATATGATTGGGAAACTTACAGTATCCCTAGAGTGTAAATATCATTGTAGAATCATAATGAGCCCTACCGGATAAGTGATCAGCTCTAGGTTAGGCTGCTCGTCTTGGTGGTGTAATGGAGTGAGTATATATCAAGTGCCGCGTTGTCGGGCTACTGCAGTCGTTATTGCCGGGTTTGTGCTGAACCAAGTGCCGGAACAATATTCTAGCGTCAGTGCTTGATGGAAGCCTTGATTCAATCTTCGAGCTTGTGCCCGTAGAAGCCTCGGAAGTTTCTGAGATCGAGCACCAAACGTTATCGGTGTATCCAAAAATGGAAAACTATTCGAATCTTGcataaataccttatttgGCTCGTTGAGGTATCATAAGTCATTGATTCAGTAAACGATTCCAGCCTATGCAGAATAGACCATCATATCATTCAAGACAAGACATATCATTTCCTGTTTCATCATAatccttcaacctcaactcTATCCATTGATAGTATGACCATGGTCAAATCTGGACGGAAAATATGCCCACGATCTTGAGATGTTTAGCATCTCCGGGCAGAAAACTTGATCACCTATAATGCACGAGACATTACCGACAAGTGCTCATCTATGCGCTGCCTTGCTATCTTGATGCCCTTATCAGCCCAGTTGCAAGGTGGGCCCTCAGTGATTCAGACATCTCCGGCCGCAATCAGCTAAGGAACAGACGTGATTCGCCCATCGCCTCTATCTCCTGATAACGCATACTCTTCAACCTCCGCGGGATCAGACCAGAGCCCAATGCATCCACTCAATTGTAACTTGCATCTCCTCGCGGGAAATAGAGAAACACGATATCATGAACCAAGCCTCAGCAGATCTAAATGGAGAACCTCAGGGGGGTCCTAGGCCCTCGAAACGGGCAAACGGCAGTGCCGTCACGTCAGATCACCCGCGATAAGACTTATTATACTGCACTTTCTACTACCTCTTAGACTAATCCTCAATTCAAACAATGTTATCAATGCTCTCGGTTGTGTAACTATTCTTGAAACTTCTTCACAACTAACACACATATCTTTATACACCATGGagacttcaacaacaaccctCCTACAACAGGAAAGGATTCCTGAAAACTCTGAACCAATCTCAACCCATACACATACCCACAGCCTTCCTCCTACTCCTCCAGGAACAGCAAAGCCATCTCGGATAGGTAGCTTCCACGATCTACAAGAACTCTCATCAGTTGAATCTCCTCGTCTCGACCATATCAAGCCTTATCCTCTACCTCCAAAATTCTCGCCAAAGTCTGTCCTCAAGGAAGATCTCAAGACTCCTGATAACTTTGTTGAGAGAGATCCACGTCTTATTCGTCTAACTGGAGTCCACCCTTTCAACGTCGAGGCACCCCTGAGCGACTTATACGATGAAGGTTTCCTTACCAGCGAGAACCTTCACTATGTCCGTAACCACGGACACGTACCTAGATGTGAAGACGATGACATTCTCGACTGGGAGTTCGAAATAAGTGGCCTTGTCGAAAACCCCATCAAGATGAACGTGCGggatctcatcaacgactACCAGCAATTGACTTATCCAGTGACGTTCGTGTGTGCTGGAAACCGTCGCAAAGAGCAGAACATTGTACGGAAAACCAAGGGTTTCTCTTGGGGACCGGCCGGCCTGTCAACAGCTCTCTGGACCGGTGTTGCTATAGGAGATCTCCTTTCTGCGGCGAAACCTAAGCGCGGAGCCCGGTATGCTTGCTTCGAGGGAGCAGACAAGTTACCCAATGGCTATTATGGTACATCCATCAAGCTCAACTGGTGCATGGATCCTAACAGAGGTGTCATGGTGGCTCACAAGATGAATGGCAACCCCCTACCTCCAGACCATGGCAAGCCTGTTCGTATCGTCATTCCTGGACAGATCGGCGGTCGAAGCATTAAGTGGCTTAAGAAGATTACTATCACTCAAGAGCCTAGCGATAACTGGTATCACATATATGACAACCGTGTCCTACCCACCATGATCTCACCTGAAGAGAGCGCAAACTTGCCTGAGGTCTGGAAAGATGAGAAATACGCCATTTACGACCTCAGCACGAATAGTGCCATTTGTTACCCTGCCCATGAAGAGAAGGTGCCATTCACGGATGCTCCGGCAAGCTATAAGGTGCGAGGTTATGCCTACAGTGGTGGCGGAAGACGTATTACAAGAGTTGAGGTTACCCTTGATAAGGGTAAATCTTGGAGACTCGCCAACATCAGATACCCTGAGGATGACTACCGCAACGCCCCTGAAGGTGATACTCTGTATGGGGGGCGTGTCGACATGTGGTGGCGCGAGACATCCTTCTGTTGGTGCTTCTGGGACCTTGACATTCCTCtggatgagttgaagagTGCAGACGACATCATGATGCGTGCTATGGACGAGTCCATGAACGTGCAGCCTCGAGATATGTACTGGAGCGTACTGGGCATGATGAACAACCCGTGGTTCCGCATCGTGATCCACAAGGAGGATCATGCACTTCGCTTCGAGCATCCCACCCACGCTACCCTGAAGATCAAAGGTTGGATGGAGCGAGTCAAGGAGGCCGGTGGTGATCTCACTAACGGCTACTGGGGTGAGAAGGCCCCTGGTGAAGTTCAAGAGGTCGTGGTAAAGGAGCCCGAGAAGCAGATCTGCATGACCAACCCTCAGATCAATCGAAAGATCACCATAgaagagctcaaggctcatagtggtgaagaagagccTTGGTTCGTTGTCAAGGGCGAAGTGTACGATGGCACTCCTTACCTCTCTGGTCACCCTGGTGGTGCAGCATCAATCTTTGGTGCCGCTGGTCAAGATGCTACTGAAGAATTTATGGCCATTCGTAAGTTCTACCTAATCATACCAAGGCAATCGAATTGTTCGCTAACATTCACTTCAGACAGCGAAAATGCAAAAGCCATGCTGCCCACATACCACATTGGCACCCTCGATGAAGTATCCCGTGCCATTCTCAGTGGCGATGCTACCAAGACGAACGACGACGCAGACCGAGAAGTGTTCctccaagccaagacatgGAGCAAGGCTattctcgacaagaagaCATCCATCTCACCAGATaccaagatcttctccttcaagctcaaccaCGAAGCCCAGAAGATTGGCCTCCCCACTGGCCAGCATCTTATGATGCGTCTCCGCGACCCTGCCACCCGCGAGGCTATCATCCGCTCATACACACCATACTCCGACGGCTCAGATTGTGGCCGTCTGGATATTCTTATCAAGATCTACTACGATACTCCCCAGCGCAAGGGTGGTGTTATGACACAAGCACTCGATGCCCTTCCCATCAGCCACTGGGTTGACTTTAAGGGACCTACGGGCAAATTCGTCTATCATGGCAATGGCCTCTGCACGATTAATGAGAAAGAACGCCGTGTTCGCCGTTTCATCATGGTGTGTGGTGGTTCTGGCATTACTCCTATCCGCCAAGTACTCCGCGCTGTTATGCATAATCCCAAAGACACGACGCCATGTCTGGTCTTCAACGGCAACCGGAGTGTGAACGATATTCTCTGCAAGGAGGAGCTCGAAGAACTGGAGGCTGCCAATCCTTCAAGATGCCGAGTCGTTAATGCCCTCTCTAATCCACCACCCGAATGGAATGGCCTCAAGGGTTTCGTGAACCAAGCCCTGGTTCCCGAATACATGGATCTGCCTAAGGCAAGTGGTGAAGGCGACGAGTTGGTGCTTGTTTGTGGACCTCCACCGAT
Coding sequences within it:
- a CDS encoding chitin synthase codes for the protein MACLEWFLWLAAFVYCLVKIFQKAEHWSINVLCIIVGTAFVLLRVIFLPIMVVTLPLPDTVTKLWPNEMVSFLQWFAFWAFAILLTVPWLFCIYQVVTNQLGRTKRMKQVLDDVTAPKVVIVMPCYREEPEVLLKAVNSVVECDYPPACIHVFLSFDGEEEDELYLSTIDKLGVSMKMETYPKSIDVTYRSARVTISRFEHGGKRHCQKVTFKLIDRVYEEYLKQNDNLFILFIDSDCILDKVCLQNFVYDMELSPGNSRDMLAMTGVITSTTKKHSIITLLQDMEYIHGQLFERTVESGCGSVTCLPGALTMLRFSAFRRMAKYYFVDKTEQCEDLFDFAKCHLGEDRWLTHLFMIGARKRYQIQMCTSAFCKTEAVQTYRSLVKQRRRWFLGFITNEVCMLTDWRLWKRYPVLILVRFMQNTIRTTALLFFIMVLALITTVKKVDDLPVGFIAVSLGLNWLLMLYFGAKLRRFKIWFYPLMFILNPFYNWLYMVYGIFTAGQRTWGGPRADAAAADAHTTAREAVEQAEKQGDELNVVPETFKAAHEARRAASNRKSTATTELGRTRSVVRPPDKIDGKFSARQKTASGTYAHPDEIDTSTEDIEMGKTTSHVCSKPQECADLGVGTQRRMKLLMDEENIRKYETAQQMQGRASQVSDMEGIQSSHGFSASPMRRAEISGDMTTSPSPVQYNQVVQDEPVEPRRRTSPERSIGTSLDGEQVRLGSNVSFARRMTRGRLKKSR
- a CDS encoding nitrate reductase [NADPH]: METSTTTLLQQERIPENSEPISTHTHTHSLPPTPPGTAKPSRIGSFHDLQELSSVESPRLDHIKPYPLPPKFSPKSVLKEDLKTPDNFVERDPRLIRLTGVHPFNVEAPLSDLYDEGFLTSENLHYVRNHGHVPRCEDDDILDWEFEISGLVENPIKMNVRDLINDYQQLTYPVTFVCAGNRRKEQNIVRKTKGFSWGPAGLSTALWTGVAIGDLLSAAKPKRGARYACFEGADKLPNGYYGTSIKLNWCMDPNRGVMVAHKMNGNPLPPDHGKPVRIVIPGQIGGRSIKWLKKITITQEPSDNWYHIYDNRVLPTMISPEESANLPEVWKDEKYAIYDLSTNSAICYPAHEEKVPFTDAPASYKVRGYAYSGGGRRITRVEVTLDKGKSWRLANIRYPEDDYRNAPEGDTLYGGRVDMWWRETSFCWCFWDLDIPLDELKSADDIMMRAMDESMNVQPRDMYWSVLGMMNNPWFRIVIHKEDHALRFEHPTHATLKIKGWMERVKEAGGDLTNGYWGEKAPGEVQEVVVKEPEKQICMTNPQINRKITIEELKAHSGEEEPWFVVKGEVYDGTPYLSGHPGGAASIFGAAGQDATEEFMAIHSENAKAMLPTYHIGTLDEVSRAILSGDATKTNDDADREVFLQAKTWSKAILDKKTSISPDTKIFSFKLNHEAQKIGLPTGQHLMMRLRDPATREAIIRSYTPYSDGSDCGRLDILIKIYYDTPQRKGGVMTQALDALPISHWVDFKGPTGKFVYHGNGLCTINEKERRVRRFIMVCGGSGITPIRQVLRAVMHNPKDTTPCLVFNGNRSVNDILCKEELEELEAANPSRCRVVNALSNPPPEWNGLKGFVNQALVPEYMDLPKASGEGDELVLVCGPPPMVKAVEASFLGMGFKSDDFVFF